The Danio rerio strain Tuebingen ecotype United States chromosome 20, GRCz12tu, whole genome shotgun sequence genome contains the following window.
TATTGAACGCAAACTATTCTCTGCATTCGAGTAATTATATTTGTGTTAATGACAATGAAAAATTAGACAAGTACTCGGCAAACATATGTTTCAAACATGCTTAACAACACCGAACTATATGGATGACTGACTTTTTCAAtcactcattcagtttgaaaccGTGAATGGTTAACATGTAGCAAAATCCGTCTGTATACAGTAATATAAAGACTAGATCATGATCATGAGCATTGTTCttaagtgtttggactttcagcagtggacattaaaccacactgaactgaactaaactgaacttcaactctgaaaactggactgaagcagttttaattcattagaacttctatgttaagctgctttgacacaatctactttgtaaaagcgctatagaaataaagatgaattgaatatcaGATCTGGTACCTTTTCATAGCCATAAAGTAAACCTTACGGTACATATAACTAGTATATTTAACCACAAAAAACGTTCAAATATAGTATGAAAAAGGCATATCTCTACCTGTGACAACTGCGTCTGAATCCGCTGCTGATTGACTACGTTGCTCAATGATTAAATGCCATGTGTCAGGTGTAAAGATTGAACTTCGGTGCACTGGAtttcgcaatttttttttttttttttttgggctgtcACATTCCTTTTGACGTCTGATAAACCATTCCATGGCCATATTTGGGATAACAGGATAAATTTGAGcacaaagttaaatattaatcatTGTTAGAGAATCTTGGATAAGTACATACATGCCAGACAAAATGTCAAAATTTGTGTTCGGACACATACACTCCTGCCTAAAGATAAATAAAGCTTGGCACAGTATATCGATTTGCCATCAGAGTGCTTCATAACATTACTGGAACTTCTGAACACAATGAGCGCTATAGGAAGTAAACCCGCTGTGTTTTTAATGTTTCATTGCGAGAGAAGAGAGCAGAATAAATATTCCCTCTCCATGCACAACATGAGACGGTTTTATAACATAATGAATGCTTGAGTTTTAGTGCTGTAAGGTTTTCATCATCTGAGCTAGTTTTGTGCTGGAGTCTGTAAAAAATATAGTGATAAAAATCAGCAGCGTGGCCATTTTTGAGATATGTGAGAACAACACACATCAGTATAAAGATAATCCAAGTCTTTTAATGCAGCCTGCAGCTTAATCTGCGGGTTTTATATGATGTTTTACATgcgtttctttatttttttacagtgttcagcatatataagtatacccctcacaaatctcttttaaattcatgttttaataggatgctttacaatattacatttgtgcatacGTTAGATTAGTCAGTAGGCATTAGACGATAATAGATTTCAaagtataccgcggtttggaaaagtcaaggttttcaaACCGTCAAAATTGTCTGTTGTACAGTTCCTACGATACATGTAAgattttttgtcattcatttattttttgtattttttaggacaacagaaaagcagaaaaaaaaaacccaaagatgccattttaaattgtaaagaaatctgttttattGAAGCAAATGGAGATAGCAGAAgtcttcatttaaataatttagcctgacatattttctatttcaaaatatttaaaatgtttttaaaataaaatgtattggctGCAACAAAATCACTTACTtttcagtaggtactgcatttgaaaaGTGTGTTCTTTACAGTATGAATGCAAGTAGTATAACTGGAGCTCGGACGTTTATGaatgccattttgtcatcatcacatggCATACCCGCTTTACTTGCATTCATGAATACTCTAGCGGTGCATAATGGGATAGCATAGCATCGATTGGATGGATGCACACTTCGAAATCTCGCTGGATGTAGTAGGTCATCCGGtcacttctcgcatactgtttttcgaattctgtgAATTCAGATATATTACTcatatactgtttttagcgtactatatatgTAGTATGGAATGTGATTTCGAACACAGTCATTTTGCTCAAAGCtgaaaacagtttttgttttttacccagacatattaaaagaatatattttagagcagtaattacaatactgtgaaacagtgacattttttatccaaggttaacaCACCGTTAtatatactggcccatgcctattaGTCAGTACTTAAGCCAtttattaaatcagttttatttaaatgtaccaaaagacattgcctatattcactgagaaattgataaaaatatcatACAAAATATCATACAAAATATCAACAATTTCAAAATAGTGtctacttaattatgctgagcactgtgtatatcatatatatatatatatatatatatatatatgttttcttcatgtttttattttttaaagaaagttattCTGTTCATCATATCAACATTTATcaaatggaaaaataaaagttttactttaataaacatttattactaTCAATTTTAAGTAAgttgtagtttcaaattaaattattactccagtaattattgcttttattactgttaCTTATTTATTACTGTTACTGTtacttacataataataataataataataataattattattattattattttctattagaaTGAAAGGATCATGTGATTGTGATATCTAGAGTAATAAACcagaaaattcatctttaaaatcactggaataacctattaaattaaatataagctAAGAGTCGGTgacatttagcttattttaaaacatttaaaaatcctactgacctcaaacatttgaccggtagtgtataatctaatctaatctaatataatataatataatataatataatataatataatataatataatataatataatataatataatataatataatatataaatttcccagagatgggttgcatctggaagggcatccgctgcgtaaaaacttgctggataagttggcagttcattccgctgtggcgaccccggattaataaagggactaagccgacaagaaaataaatgaatgaatgaataatatataaaatcatcACCTGGTACTGCACGAAATTATATTCATTAtgtgcatttaattaaataaataaataaataaataaataaataaacatatataaaacatatatacttAATTGAAGACAATGTCTTGCAAGGAAagagttttaattcatttttaagttttatttcaaACAAAGAAATTGTTATTGTTCtctgaacattacatttacattcagaacacacattgctataaatttatattttgtaaCGAGAAAAAAGACAGGCAGTGAAAATTAAGCAAAAGATGCTTACTCTTAGAGTTTGCTTACTcttaatacatatatttacagGCAGTATTTACAATCATACAgcaatgagtgtttttttttgtgccatAGTTTATCAAAACTATCCAATTACCACATGCATTGTGCACGAAATGATCATGCAATAATTAAACACAATCCATTTGATAAGTATCATACAATAGTCAACTGACTAAATACTGAACAACGCAAAATTTAATTATAAAGATGTTTCTGAGTCAACATCTAGTGATCTTCCATCAATTGCATGTCTTCTTTCGCCCCATCCAGGCTTCCTCCAAGGCTCTGTCCGCTCTCAAACTGCTTGTTGAGTTTGTTTTGCTTCAGAGCGTCTTCAGAGTTCATCTGCCAGGAGGAAGACAAACTGGCCGGGTTTTTAGCCGTAGTAACAGTATGTGATCGTCTCTTCCGACATCCCACTCTGGTGAACAGCAGGTAAAACACCTCTATGACATTCAGTAACAGAGATACGCAGGCCACCGCTAGCATAAATATAATGAAGATGGTCTTTTCGGTGGGACGGGACATGAAACATTCAACAGTGTAAGGGCAAGGGGAACGGGAGCATGTAAACTTGGCGACCATAATAAAGCCGTATAAATAATACTGTCCAACAATGAACGCGATTTCAAGGATGATTTTAAAAAACAACTGCGTTAGATAGCTGCCGAGGAGGTTTCCTTTAATCTTGACGTGGCCTTGGCTGTCGGTGTATTTGGGTTCCTTCAACATGTGGCCATCACCAAGGATTTTTTTCTTCTCCCTAAGTTTGTTCTCATTGTGAATGACCTGCACCGCATGGCCGAGGTACACCAAAGTCGGAGTGGAGACAAATATGATCTGCAGGACCCAGAAGCGGATGTGTGAGATGGGGAACTGCCAGTCGTAGCACACGTTTTCACAACCAGGTTGCAAGGTGTTGCAAACCAAACTTGATTGTTCGTCACCCCAAACGCTCTCCGCCGCTGCTCCCAACACCAGGATCCGAAAGATGAAAAGCACGCTCATCCATATTTTGCCAACAACGGTGGAGTGAGACTGTACTTTGTCTAATAACGATGAGAGAAATCCCCAGTCTCCCATGTTTTCTGatgctcagatttttttttactaaaaaattgACATAAGAAAGAGAGGGAACACAGATTAAATACAAAGTCCACTGTAAGTTAAACTTAATCAATAAGCCTTTTAACTAGCCTTCATTAATGCCATACTCTTAATAGATTAATATACTTAATTATTAATAAGTCCTTTAAACAAGCTGAACATTTGTACTCGAATTTGACGGGAAGAAAATCTAAATTCTACTCAGATTTGACATGAAGAATagatgatcatttaaaaaaaaatatatataaaaataatgatgatgataataataaaaataactttaatcaataaattaatgttattaatttaaatatttcacatttaatggagtttaataaaattgtaaagtaagttattttttttaaatatatggtgctggtgaaaaataaaaagaatgtgcTATTGATGCTAAATACTACATACTGGTATTACTAGATGACAGAAAACTGTTTTTAATTGAAAACATCTCTAACTAATGGTAAAAATAATACATGCAAACATTGTTAAATTCATTCTTCACAGCTTTACTGTCTATGTCTTTAGTTTAAGGTAAACTAGAATCATTAAGATGATTAATTAGGTATTAGCAATTAAGTACTTAGCATAATTAGGATCAGatcattatttttaatcattcctaaacactgtttttacattacaggCAACacctttttattataaattagcatTCAACCTTTAAAACAatacatgaaagaaaaaaacaccaacaatgtTATATTGATTTCACTCTTACCTTTAGCGAGCTGCACCTATTAGAAACTAAGCCGCATACCAAGTGATCGACGAGAAAAGTTGAACCTTGATTTTTGGGCTTTACTAAGATTGCGTAATGGCTGAAAGTGGCAGACTGTCACGTTGTCAGATGGTCATGAAAAAGAGCTGGATTTGGAACGCAAGTACACAGGAGTGCCACATTAATGATTGAAAGGCTTTAACAATAGTATATACTACACTCAAGTCTCTGACCCATACAGATAGCATTACAATTCAAACAATAACAATACAACTTGGAAGAAAAGTTTTCAAAAGTTACttcatataattaaaaaaaataataattacctaATATGTTCAGTAAATCTTAAGaaactgtttaaaaatgaaaatgtgtttattttaggaCAAACAAGTGATTAATACATATTTACAGTCAAATTCGAAATTATTCATACTCTTGGggtatgaataattaaataatttcggTTTAAAGAGtgtataatgtatataatttCAGGCTcgactgtgtgtatatatacactagttggtgtttctgtgtggagtttgcatgttctcagagTTTGCGAGGGTTtttttctgggtgctctggttcccccacagcccaaagacgtgcgctataggtgaattgaataagctagggtagccaaagtgtatgtgtgagaatgattGTGAGTtaatgggtttttcccagtactgggtagcagctggaatggcatccgctgtgtaaaacctatgctggataagttgcggttcatttcactgtggcaacccctgattaataaagggaataagctgaaggaaaatgaatgaataatgtgtaaTATAATCAAGggcggacttaaccaataagcgagcTAAGCAGTCGCTTAGGGCCCCCGTGTAGGCTTCTTCAGTGCCAAGAAGCCTACATTAATCATGTAgctcttttatacattttcttcCATATTTTGTAAGTTCGTTCTATAACTGTTAAGGTTTTAACATTATTACTTCTGTTCAAAACCGGGGGCCCCCAAGAATAGTGGAACGTTCCTTTCGTACTGCACATGAGGTGTGTGAGTGGTTCAAAGACATCGCCAGTCTGCCAGCGATCAGAGTAGAGTTAGGTAGAGTGAGAATTTAGATaaaattttggggaaaaaaagtagaaataagacaaacaatGAAACGTAGCTTTTCTGCGATCCCGCTTTCTGGCCGAAACACCTCTCAGGTGATGAGCGCTGTGAGCTTGTTAAGAGAGGGCctgttcaaataaaataacatttcccaGTGAAACGGCCCCCGATTCACAAACAGCTATTATTCAATTCAAATGAAAAATGGTGATTAGTTTGGAAGATTTtgtatactttatttaaaattatttaagtacttttaatatgtttaatatgtgtttacaaaaaaaataataaaataaaaaaatctacagaaaaaaaatttctggaaaaaaaatgagTTGCTtaggcccccaaatcactaagtctGCCCCTGAATATAATAATGTAACCTACTTTATCAGGAAGAAAAATGACAGAATATTAATCAGCACagtagtttgattaaaaaaagaaatgattcTTTGAATGAtctttatataatgtttttattttattttttttttgctgcacatAAACTGCattcaaatgcatttatttttgtataaatacagaaacagattGAAACAGAACAGTTTACATGTCACAGTTTTGAAAATGCATTGAACCTTCACACAGAAAGTAATTTTAGACACAATAAAGAAAAAGGAAAACATCACAAATTTCAGCAATACATTATTgatctgttaaacagagagaggCAGCTCATCGTGTGCTTAAAGCCAGGCGGTCATGACCATGCACGAGTCACTTTGTATGACTGACTGTTTGCTTTAGTTGACCGTGTGAAAGCCTTTGTGTACAAAGGCCTGCTGATCAGATATGAACCTCTTGCATGTCAGCACTGCGACCCTCTGAAGCCAAGCTCTTGGTCGCCTCATTGCCAGGTTCCCTCCTCTGAAGCTCCAACTCGCGGTTCATCCAATTCTGTATCACCTGATCTGTATTTTTAAAGTTCTTTTTGCTCACCACAGGGGTCACCGGAGTGATGGTGTAGTCCTTTTTGCGGCTGAGACACTCGCTGATCTTCTTAGCGCAAAGATATAAGATCTCAATCACATTTAGGAGCAAGGAAATGCAAGCCACCACCAGCATAAACCAAATGAAGATGGTTTTCTCAGTGGGCCTCGACAAAAAACAGTCCACCTTGTGAGGACACGGGAAATAGCTGCAGACATATTGAGCCCTAAGAGTGAAGCCATAAAGATAGTATTGGCCCAAAATGAAACCCACCTCCAGTAGTATCTTACAAAGCAAACTCAGAATGTAGCTTCTCAGAAGACGTCCACGGATGTTGACCTTCCCGTTTTCCCGGCTGTACTTGGGAACTTTGTAGCCTTTCTTGAGGAAGAGGTTGATTTGCTCATTCTGAAGCTCTTTCTTCATCATCTCTCGCACTTTCTTTTCGGCGTGTATGACGTGGACGACGTGGCCCAGGTAGGCCAGAGTTGGCGTGGACACAGAGATGATCTGAAGCACCCAGTAGCGGACGTGCGAGATTGGGAACGCGCGGTCGTAGCAGACGTTTTCGCATCCCGGTTGCTCTGTGTTGCAGATGAAGTCGGACTGCTCATCGCCCCACACTCTCTCAGCGCCGGCTCCAAGGACTAGAATCCTGAAGACAAACAGGACGGTGAGCCAGATTTTTCCCACTACGGTGGAGTGTGTCTGGACTCTATCCAGCAGTCGTCCGAGGAAATCCCACTCGCCCATCTGTAATGTTAATTGAATTCCTGAAaagaaaagacatttttattaattgGATAGACTGGCAACATTTTGTACAAGCactgttttaacattaacattGTGGATTTAACATGCAGTATGCAGTAGGTTATGTTCCATGCTGTGCATAGGAACTAAGGTTTTAcctcaaaaactcaaaacattgaTGCTGTCATTAGCAATACGCAGTCTTTATCTGAGCTTATAATTCTGTAATAAGCACATTTTTGAACATTTACACAACACGTTTTGAACATTTACCAATATCTGAATGCTGATTTTTTACCGAAGTGCAAAATAGGATGTTTTCGAGtagttttatatatacagttgaagtcaaaattattagcccggtTGAATTTCATaaaaagtcatatttattttattttggctagaataaaagttttcagtttttttaaggtcaatattattagccctcttaagcaatatttatttttgattgtctgtagaacaaaccatcattatgcaatgacttgcctaataaccctagcTTGCTAAGTTAACATAATTATCCTagataagcttttaaattgcactttaagctgtatactagtatcttcaaaaatatctagtcagtatatcttatgtactgtcatcatgacaaagataaaagaaatcagtcattagaaatgagttattaaaactattattaatactaataatactaaaaaaaatcttctctccgttaaatcgaaattggggaaaaatatactggGGGTAATAATTCATGAGAGCTAATAAggctaattctgactttaactgtgtgcgTTAGACTagataaatcattttaaatcacaCCAGATATTAGATAAGAAATCCACAGCAAGACATATGcactacaaataataaatatttaaatattttccaaattatgtttaacagagcaaggacatttttacagtatgtctaataatattttttcttctggagaaacttttatttgttttatattggctaGACAAAGCAAAACAtcaaagttttaataaaatatataattcttATATgctaaattaacagttttttatAAAATCTGCTTAACATTTACACATTGTACTTTTTTGCACACTTTGAATAAAGTtcaaaacaataacatttatttaaaatacaatatttacaaCTTTGTGTTTTCCACTAAACAAAAGTATCTAAATATCTAAATAGCCCCAAATATAGCAGTTAagttgtaaatgaataaataaaatcaaaaatatttttttgatatgCTAATGTTATTCACAATGTTCAAAAAAATCTgctcaatatttttttcaatacttttttttttaggacgGTTTAAATAGAAAGTTCAAATCAGTGACATTTATTTAGAATACAATATTTTATAACCTGTGTtttcatctaaaaaaatcttaatgactCCAAACATTACagttaaattgtaaagaaataaataaatttgataattttattgataaatgaaaaataaattcacTTAGTAAAAGTAAATTTACTAAGtgtaagtaaaatatatatttttatgtttattaaagagGTCTCCTATACTCACCAAGGCAGAGTTTACTATTTATCAGAAATAAATTTAGAGTAATAcataaaaaagcaaaagttaaaAGTTTACTTTTACATACTTTTTAggataaaaattcacatttatttaaaatgcaatattaaaaCCCTTATGTTTTCctctaaaaaatatctaaatgacCCCAATGACCCCATACAGTAAAATGACAAATACATTTACTTaccaaatataaaagcacagAGAAGGCTCGAAAAGACTGCTCAGGGACTCAACAAAGATGTATGTGTAACAAGTTTTCGTTAAACCTTCCACTTCCTATCCTAGGAGGCAGTTTTGAACCAAAACAAAGATTGTCACATTATCATTGTGTAGACTCCAACCATTTTCAACCTTGACATCTGGAGCTGGAATATTTAGTTTGGATATGTTAAGCTGCGTTTCTCATGCATATTTATATGGCATGAATTTACTTTagaatacagctgaagtcagaatttttagcccccttcaattttttttttctttttaaatatttcccaaataatgtttaccagagcaaggaaattttcccagtatgtctgataatgttttttcttctgtagaaagtcttatttgttttatttcggcaggaataaaagcagttttttttctgttatcaTGGTAAAtctaaaagaaatcagttaatagaaaagagttaataaaactattatgcttagaaatgtgttaaaaaaaatcaaatctgctttctgttaaacagaaattggggaaaaaataaacaagtggtctaataattgagggggctaataattctgacttcaactgtatatgtttaacTATGGATTGTGCTTTACTACTGCTCTGTAATGCTAAATAATGATTTTCTTTCTGCAGGACAGTCATCTAAATAacaaaaatgattgtttttatataatgtttttatataaagtaaacaGGTAGTACAGTCCTCAGTATAGTGTTGCGTTATTAGCTTAAAAGTATTTCTAGTACaacaaaatacataaatcaatcaaaataGTTATTATAATAGCAAAAATTATTAACTAACATTTGACTATTTCATACTTGATTGTGAAAAAATAATTTCTGAAACCATtttctgaagtatttttttctacaTGGAGATTTCCATTTTAAATACACTGAAGGAGATCTATTACTAAAAAAAGTCTTGTCTTTGTTTTGTACTTTTGTTAAGGTCAACATACATGGGATTACATAAACCAAGTGTATTATGTGTTCTTGGCACTCGAGACACAACATTTGACCTTATCCGCTCATTTAGAGAGATAATACTGGCATGACAGTCAGCATGACTAGAGTTTATATGATAGAGAAAAAAGttccaaacataaaaaaaatagtcaCATTTTATAATAAGATGTTGTTAATGTATATACTAACATGAGCTAGTTATGTAcagtacttgtacagcatttattaatcgtaGTTGAACATTTGCATGTATTACATGTATTAACATTCACATGcatgcttgtttacattagttaatgcaccataagttaacatgaacatgtttgttttattaattaaatttatgatttaataacatatatatatactattatttattaaatgaattaataatgaaataatgttgtaataaatgtattgttcattgtttgttcaagttggtaaatgcattaactaatacaactttATTGTAGTGTTACCAAATAATTCAAGTTTCAAGCATGGAACTTGGGAATGATCCTGTGtatcaaaagtttatttaaaaaatgcagtcTTTATATATGCATCAAAGCTTTTTATTGATCATATCTTTATTACATGAGATACACTGCAATAATCAGACAATCAGTAGTAAAATATGTTCTGTCACTGCTGAGTACAGCCAGTACACTCAAAATAcctgaaatttaaataaatacctcaTTTACAAAACCCTTTCTTTTCAAAATATGAACATGACCTTTACTAAATGAATAAAGATGGAATTTAAAGTCAAAACCTATATAGTATATATAACAGTAGTGCAAAAAATATAATAGCTTAGTCATCATGATCCAACTGCTAAATGTTGTGCAATCAAATATACTGAAAATCTGAGCCATTTCACACAGAATTGATTATACAGTAGGAATGAGTTTCAACATGCTTTCCATCTCCAAATTTGGTCGAAACAACATCGTCTTTCATATAGATGTAAAACATTTCAGGTGGCCATTGTGAAAACGCGTGACCCCAGCATCCAAACCCACTCCGGCATCATCTTCACCAGTCCAAGCTAGAGACAATGCAAatgtaaacacattaaaaaaataaaataaaatactaaatacacGGTAGGTATCGAACTCAAGAGGAAA
Protein-coding sequences here:
- the gja13.1 gene encoding connexin 32.3 — translated: MGDWGFLSSLLDKVQSHSTVVGKIWMSVLFIFRILVLGAAAESVWGDEQSSLVCNTLQPGCENVCYDWQFPISHIRFWVLQIIFVSTPTLVYLGHAVQVIHNENKLREKKKILGDGHMLKEPKYTDSQGHVKIKGNLLGSYLTQLFFKIILEIAFIVGQYYLYGFIMVAKFTCSRSPCPYTVECFMSRPTEKTIFIIFMLAVACVSLLLNVIEVFYLLFTRVGCRKRRSHTVTTAKNPASLSSSWQMNSEDALKQNKLNKQFESGQSLGGSLDGAKEDMQLMEDH
- the gja11 gene encoding gap junction protein, alpha 11, which gives rise to MGEWDFLGRLLDRVQTHSTVVGKIWLTVLFVFRILVLGAGAERVWGDEQSDFICNTEQPGCENVCYDRAFPISHVRYWVLQIISVSTPTLAYLGHVVHVIHAEKKVREMMKKELQNEQINLFLKKGYKVPKYSRENGKVNIRGRLLRSYILSLLCKILLEVGFILGQYYLYGFTLRAQYVCSYFPCPHKVDCFLSRPTEKTIFIWFMLVVACISLLLNVIEILYLCAKKISECLSRKKDYTITPVTPVVSKKNFKNTDQVIQNWMNRELELQRREPGNEATKSLASEGRSADMQEVHI